A single Oncorhynchus mykiss isolate Arlee chromosome 22, USDA_OmykA_1.1, whole genome shotgun sequence DNA region contains:
- the LOC110501847 gene encoding ras-related protein Rab-5B → MATRGSGRPNCMLPQTKICQFKLVLLGDMAVGKSSLVLRFVKGQFDEFQETTIGAAFLAQSVCLDDTTVKFEIWDTAGQERYHSLAPMYYRGAQAAIVVFDITKPETFERAKAWVKELQRQASPNIVIALAGNKADLAEKRLVEYEEAQTYSEDTGLLFMETSAKTAMNVNDLFLAIAKKMPKTDTQNPTHAARHRGVNLQDPDAHNTRSCCGGGGGGGN, encoded by the exons ATGGCTACCAGAGGGAGTGGCCGGCCCAATTGCATGCTGCCCCAGACAAAGATATGCCAGTTTAAACTGGTGTTGCTGGGAGACATGGCTGTGGGCAAGTCCAGCCTGGTGCTGCGCTTCGTCAAGGGACAGTTTGATGAGTTCCAGGAGACCACCattggag CTGCATTCCTGGCCCAGTCTGTGTGTCTAGACGACACCACTGTGAAGTTTGAGATCTGGGACACGGCGGGACAGGAGCGCTACCACAGTCTGGCTCCCATGTACTACCGCGGGGCACAGGCTGCTATTGTGGTCTTTGACATCACCAAGCCG GAGACGTTTGAGCGAGCCAAAGCCTGGGTGAAGGAGCTACAGAGGCAGGCTAGCCCCAACATTGTCATCGCTTTGGCAGGGAACAAGGCTGACCTGGCTGAGAAGAGACTAGTGGAGTACGAG GAGGCCCAGACCTATTCTGAAGACACTGGGCTTCTCTTCATGGAGACCTCTGCCAAGACGGCCATGAATGTCAACGATCTGTTCCTGGCCATTG CCAAAAAGATGCCAAAAACAGACACCCAGAACCCTACACACGCAGCACGACACAGAGGAGTGAACCTACAGGACCCTGATGCCCACAACACCCGATCctgctgtggaggaggaggaggaggtgggaacTAG
- the LOC110501850 gene encoding lariat debranching enzyme isoform X1 translates to MKIAVEGCCHGELDKIYETIGYLEQKEGVKVDLLLCCGDFQAVRNEGDMKCMAVPQKYRQMQTFYKYYSGEKKAPVLTIFIGGNHEASNHLQELPYGGWVAPNIYYMGYAGVVRYKGVRIGGLSGIFKGHDYRKGHYEFPPYNPETLRSVYHIRNIDVFKLKQIQMPVDVFLTHDWPRGIYHYGSTGELLRKKKFLRQEVESNTLGSPAAAELLAHLQPNYWFSAHLHVKFAALMQHPAKVDAAPRTTKFLSLDKCLPYRDFLQIVEVADRPGSSQGLEYDPEWLAILKATDSLQTVSPNYWNPPQNNGLHTRWDFSASEAAMMEAVGDLGGELSIPDNFCLTVPAYDPARPQPHAHPSYSTNPQTTELCATLGLRDIYAQVGQGGYGGQIGTPELEDDEVQSGDEPSEYPSDTSGLSSSYNPDEITIEDEWEEEEEGGEKEGRGKSPDAVVPEGEAGEAGGRRDSGPPSRELPPSRMVLTMPEPKSDPAPPSRLSLNLPPPSHSSPPEREEEEEEPHVRIPKRTSGETGDPISTGSTPRIKRRNQVIYTAVDDNESED, encoded by the exons atgaaaatagctgtggaaGGGTGTTGCCATGGAGAGCTGGATAAGATCTATGAGACGATTGGCTACCTGGAGCAGAAGGAGGGGGTGAAGGTAGACCTGCTGCTGTGTTGTGGAGACTTCCAGGCTGTGAGGAACGAGGGGGACATGAAGTGCATGGCTGTGCCGCAAAAGTACAGGCAGATGCAGACCTTCTACAA GTACTACTCTGGAGAGAAGAAGGCTCCGGTCCTGACTATCTTCATCGGTGGGAATCACGAGGCCTCCAACCATCTCCAGGAGCTCCCGTACGGGGGCTGGGTGGCTCCCAACATCTACTACATGG GTTATGCTGGTGTTGTGCGCTACAAAGGAGTAAGGATAGGTGGCTTGTCTGGAATCTTCAAAGGGCATGATTACAGGAAAG GACATTATGAGTTCCCTCCATATAACCCAGAAACCCTACGCAGTGTTTACCACATCAGGAACATCGATGTCTTCAAACTCAAACAG ATCCAGATGCCTGTAGATGTGTTCCTGACCCATGACTGGCCTCGTGGGATCTACCATTACGGCAGCACAGGGGAGCTTCTGAGGAAGAAGAAGTTCCTGAGGCAGGAGGTGGAGTCCAACACACTGGGTAGTCCTGCAGCAGCAGAGCTCCTGGCCCACCTGCAGCCTAACTACTGGTTCTCTGCGCACCTCCACGTCAAGTTCGCTGCCCTAATGCAGCACCCG GCCAAAGTTGATGCTGCCCCCCGCACTACCAAATTCCTCTCACTGGATAAGTGCCTCCCATACAGGGACTTCctacag ATCGTAGAGGTAGCAGACAGGCCAGGATCGTCCCAGGGTCTGGAGTATGATCCAGAGTGGCTGGCCATCCTCAAAGCTACAGACAGCCTGCAGACTGTCAGCCCTAATTACTGGAACCCCCCGCAGAACAATGGCCTGCACACAAG GTGGGACTTCAGTGCTTCTGAGGCAGCCATGATGGAGGCTGTGGGTGACCTGGGGGGTGAACTGTCCATCCCTGACAACTTCTGCCTGACCGTGCCAGCTTACGACCCTGCCCGGCCACAGCCCCATGCCCACCCCAGCTACAGCACCAACCCGCAGACCACCGAGCTCTGTGCCACCCTGGGTCTCAGAGACATCTATGCCCAGGTTGGGCAGGGAGGGTATGGGGGCCAGATAGGCACCCCAGAGCTGGAGGATGATGAAGTCCAGAGTGGAGATGAACCCAGTGAGTACCCTAGTGACACCTCAGGCCTGTCCAGCTCCTACAACCCTGATGAGATCACCATAGAGGAtgagtgggaggaagaggaggagggaggagagaaagagggaagggggaAGAGCCCTGATGCAGTGGTCCCAGAGGGGGAAGCGGGGGAGGCAGGAGGGAGACGGGACTCGGGGCCCCCCTCTAGAGAGCTGCCCCCCAGCCGCATGGTTCTGACCATGCCTGAGCCCAAATCAGACCCCGCTCCTCCCTCACGCCTGTCCCTCaacctacctcctccctctcactcctcACCTccggaaagggaggaggaggaggaggagccccATGTCCGGATCCCTAAGCGCACCAGTGGGGAGACGGGGGACCCTATCAGTACAGGCAGCACCCCTAGGATCAAACGCAGGAACCAGGTCATCTACACTGCAGTGGACGATAATGAGAGTGAGGACTAG
- the LOC110501850 gene encoding lariat debranching enzyme isoform X2, translating to MKIAVEGCCHGELDKIYETIGYLEQKEGVKVDLLLCCGDFQAVRNEGDMKCMAVPQKYRQMQTFYKYYSGEKKAPVLTIFIGGNHEASNHLQELPYGGWVAPNIYYMGHYEFPPYNPETLRSVYHIRNIDVFKLKQIQMPVDVFLTHDWPRGIYHYGSTGELLRKKKFLRQEVESNTLGSPAAAELLAHLQPNYWFSAHLHVKFAALMQHPAKVDAAPRTTKFLSLDKCLPYRDFLQIVEVADRPGSSQGLEYDPEWLAILKATDSLQTVSPNYWNPPQNNGLHTRWDFSASEAAMMEAVGDLGGELSIPDNFCLTVPAYDPARPQPHAHPSYSTNPQTTELCATLGLRDIYAQVGQGGYGGQIGTPELEDDEVQSGDEPSEYPSDTSGLSSSYNPDEITIEDEWEEEEEGGEKEGRGKSPDAVVPEGEAGEAGGRRDSGPPSRELPPSRMVLTMPEPKSDPAPPSRLSLNLPPPSHSSPPEREEEEEEPHVRIPKRTSGETGDPISTGSTPRIKRRNQVIYTAVDDNESED from the exons atgaaaatagctgtggaaGGGTGTTGCCATGGAGAGCTGGATAAGATCTATGAGACGATTGGCTACCTGGAGCAGAAGGAGGGGGTGAAGGTAGACCTGCTGCTGTGTTGTGGAGACTTCCAGGCTGTGAGGAACGAGGGGGACATGAAGTGCATGGCTGTGCCGCAAAAGTACAGGCAGATGCAGACCTTCTACAA GTACTACTCTGGAGAGAAGAAGGCTCCGGTCCTGACTATCTTCATCGGTGGGAATCACGAGGCCTCCAACCATCTCCAGGAGCTCCCGTACGGGGGCTGGGTGGCTCCCAACATCTACTACATGG GACATTATGAGTTCCCTCCATATAACCCAGAAACCCTACGCAGTGTTTACCACATCAGGAACATCGATGTCTTCAAACTCAAACAG ATCCAGATGCCTGTAGATGTGTTCCTGACCCATGACTGGCCTCGTGGGATCTACCATTACGGCAGCACAGGGGAGCTTCTGAGGAAGAAGAAGTTCCTGAGGCAGGAGGTGGAGTCCAACACACTGGGTAGTCCTGCAGCAGCAGAGCTCCTGGCCCACCTGCAGCCTAACTACTGGTTCTCTGCGCACCTCCACGTCAAGTTCGCTGCCCTAATGCAGCACCCG GCCAAAGTTGATGCTGCCCCCCGCACTACCAAATTCCTCTCACTGGATAAGTGCCTCCCATACAGGGACTTCctacag ATCGTAGAGGTAGCAGACAGGCCAGGATCGTCCCAGGGTCTGGAGTATGATCCAGAGTGGCTGGCCATCCTCAAAGCTACAGACAGCCTGCAGACTGTCAGCCCTAATTACTGGAACCCCCCGCAGAACAATGGCCTGCACACAAG GTGGGACTTCAGTGCTTCTGAGGCAGCCATGATGGAGGCTGTGGGTGACCTGGGGGGTGAACTGTCCATCCCTGACAACTTCTGCCTGACCGTGCCAGCTTACGACCCTGCCCGGCCACAGCCCCATGCCCACCCCAGCTACAGCACCAACCCGCAGACCACCGAGCTCTGTGCCACCCTGGGTCTCAGAGACATCTATGCCCAGGTTGGGCAGGGAGGGTATGGGGGCCAGATAGGCACCCCAGAGCTGGAGGATGATGAAGTCCAGAGTGGAGATGAACCCAGTGAGTACCCTAGTGACACCTCAGGCCTGTCCAGCTCCTACAACCCTGATGAGATCACCATAGAGGAtgagtgggaggaagaggaggagggaggagagaaagagggaagggggaAGAGCCCTGATGCAGTGGTCCCAGAGGGGGAAGCGGGGGAGGCAGGAGGGAGACGGGACTCGGGGCCCCCCTCTAGAGAGCTGCCCCCCAGCCGCATGGTTCTGACCATGCCTGAGCCCAAATCAGACCCCGCTCCTCCCTCACGCCTGTCCCTCaacctacctcctccctctcactcctcACCTccggaaagggaggaggaggaggaggagccccATGTCCGGATCCCTAAGCGCACCAGTGGGGAGACGGGGGACCCTATCAGTACAGGCAGCACCCCTAGGATCAAACGCAGGAACCAGGTCATCTACACTGCAGTGGACGATAATGAGAGTGAGGACTAG